In the genome of Oncorhynchus clarkii lewisi isolate Uvic-CL-2024 chromosome 4, UVic_Ocla_1.0, whole genome shotgun sequence, one region contains:
- the LOC139407664 gene encoding regulator of G-protein signaling 16-like → MCKGLALSSTCLERAKELKSRMVNFLQKSNWSLSSCKIGKTRPTLEECMRWKESFEKLLSNKHGLIAFTDFLVSEFSEENIAFYFACEDFRSTKSAAKLAAKAQRIYDEFICTDAPREVNIDHETRDITRANLKDPSTSCFDMAQHRIYLLMAKDCYPRFLRSPAYKDHISQLCAKCTSTSKKA, encoded by the exons ATGTGCAAAGGACTAGCTCTGTCTTCCACCTGCCTAGAAAG GGCTAAGGAACTGAAATCAAGAATGGTCAACTTTCTGCAAAAATCTAACTGGAGTCTATCAAGCTGCAAAATAGGCAAAACTAGACCTACTCTGGAAGAATGCATGAGATGGAAAGAGTCTTTCGAAAAGCTGCTGTCCAATAAAC aTGGACTGATAGCCTTCACAGATTTCCTGGTGTCAGAGTTCAGTGAGGAAAACATTGCGTTCTACTTTGCCTGTGAGGACTTCAGGAGCACTAAGTCTGCTGCCAAGCTGGCCGCCAAAGCTCAGAGAATCTATGATGAGTTCATCTGCACCGACGCCCCCCGAGAG GTGAACATTGACCACGAGACTCGTGACATCACCAGGGCCAACCTGAAAGATCCATCTACGTCCTGTTTCGACATGGCCCAGCACAGGATCTATCTTCTCATGGCAAAGGACTGCTACCCTCGCTTCCTCCGTTCCCCAGCTTACAAAGACCATATCAGCCAGCTCTGTGCCAAGTGCACATCCACCTCCAAGAAGGCGTGA